One genomic segment of Coffea arabica cultivar ET-39 chromosome 6e, Coffea Arabica ET-39 HiFi, whole genome shotgun sequence includes these proteins:
- the LOC113694687 gene encoding uncharacterized protein, whose translation MGVDYYKILQVDRNGKEDDLKRAYRKLAMKWHPDKNPNNKKDAEAKFKQISEAYDVLSDPQKRAVYDQYGEEGLKGQVPPPSAYASTSDGGGPTMFRFNPRNPDDIFSEFFGFSSPFGGMGGMGDMGGPRSAGSGFSRGMFSDDIFASFRSATSEGSSGSFPRKAAAIERTLPCSLEDLYKGTTKKMKISRDVNDANGRPTTMEEILSIEIRPGWKKGTKITFPEKGNEQRGFIPSDLVFIVDEKPHSVFKRDGNDLVVTQKISLVEALTGYTAQITTLDGRSLTIPINSIISPTYEEVIKGEGMPIPKEPSKKGNLRIKFNIKFPTKLTSEQKTGIKRLLTSPGAST comes from the exons ATGGGGGTGGACTACTATAAAATCCTTCAGGTAGACCGCAATGGCAAAGAAGACGACCTCAAGAGAGCCTATCGCAAACTCGCTATGAAATGGCACCCCGATAAAAACCCTAACAATAAAAAGGATGCCGAAGCAAAATTCAAACAAATCTCCGAAGCCTACGAT GTGTTGAGTGATCCGCAGAAGAGGGCGGTATATGACCAGTATGGAGAAGAGGGATTAAAGGGGCAGGTTCCTCCGCCTAGTGCATACGCCTCTACGTCGGATGGGGGTGGTCCCACCATGTTCCGGTTCAATCCCCGCAACCCCGATGACATTTTCTCCGAATTCTTTGGGTTCTCGAGTCCCTTTGGGGGAATGGGCGGGATGGGAGATATGGGTGGCCCGCGTTCTGCTGGATCAGGCTTCTCCAGAGGTATGTTCAGCGATGATATCTTCGCATCGTTTAGGAGTGCCACCAGCGAAGGCTCCTCTGGCAGTTTCCCCCGGAAAGCCGCCGCCATTGAGCGGACACTGCCCTGTAGTTTGGAAGATTTGTACAAGGGAACCACAAAGAAGATGAAAATTTCGAGGGATGTAAATGATGCCAACGG GAGACCAACAACAATGGAGGAAATTCTTTCAATTGAGATAAGGCCAGGCTGGAAGAAGGGAACAAAAATTACTTTTCCGGAGAAAGGAAATGAACAGCGGGGTTTTATACCCTCAGACCTTGTCTTCATTGTCGATGAAAAACCTCATAGTGTCTTCAAAAGGGATGGCAATGACCTTGTCGTTACCCAGAAGATTTCGCTAGTTGAAGCTTTGACTGGTTATACTGCTCAGATAACAACACTTGATGGTCGAAGTTTGACAATACCTATTAACTCCATCATAAGCCCTACCTATGAAGAAGTTATCAAGGGAGAGGGTATGCCTATTCCCAAGGAACCTAGCAAAAAGGGAAACTTAAGGATTAAGTTCAACATCAAATTCCCTACAAAGCTTACCTCTGAACAAAAAACTGGCATTAAGCGATTATTGACATCTCCAGGAGCAAGTACTTAG